The DNA window ACGGCAACGAGATCGGTGGCGGCAGCATCCGTATCCACCGCCGGGACGTCCAGGAGCGGGTGTTCAAGGTGATGGGCATCTCGCACGAGGAGGCCCAGGAGCAGTTCGGGTTCCTGCTCGACGCCTTCGCTTTCGGCGCTCCGCCGCACGGCGGCATCGCGTTCGGCTGGGACCGGATCACCGCGCTGCTCGCGGGGCTCGACTCGATCCGCGAGGTCATCGCGTTCCCGAAGTCCGGCGGCGGTGTCGACCCGCTGACCGACGCCCCCGCGCCGATCACCGAGCTGCAGCGCAAGGAGTCGGGCATCGACGCGAAGCCGGAACCGGCCGGGGCGAAGTCCGAGTAGCGCCGGTCCGGGGGAGATGGCTGACGACGGGGGGCCGACGTGCTGCATCTGCGGGTGATCTGTCCGGAGGAGGACACCGACGAGATCCTCGCGCTGCTCGAGGAGGAGCCCGGCGCCACGCACATCACCGTGGCGCGGGGCTCCGCCGTCGAACCCGCCGGGGACGTGGTCCAGGCCGACATCGCGCGCGAGTCGGCCAACGAGGTGCTCGATCAGCTGCACGAGCTGAGGATCGAATTCCGTGGCGCCATCACGCTGGTGCCGATCGAGACCGTGCTGTCCGAGGCGGCGCGCGGCGCCGAGCGCGCCGCGCCCGGCGATCCGGACGATTCGGTGGTTTGGGAGGAGCTGATCTCCCGGACCCGGGAGGAGTCCACGCTCAACGTCACGTTCCTGGCGTTTCTCACGATCGCGTGTCTGCTCGCGTCGGTGGGCATCGTGACCGATTCGCCGGTGACGATCGTCGGCGCGATGGTCGTCGGCCCCGAGTTCGGGCCACTCGCCGCGCTCGCGGTTGCGGTCGCGCGCCGCAAGTTCAGCCTCGCGCGCCGTTCCCTCCTCGCTCTCGTGATCGGTTTCCCGTTCGCCATCGTGGTGGCGGCGGTCGCGACCCTCGTAGCCAAGCTGCTCGGGTGGGTGGGCCTCGACACGATCGAGGACCTGCACCAGGTCGACTTCATCTACCGGGTGGGGCTGTCGTCGTTCATCGTCGCGCTGCTCGCCGGCGCGGCCGGGATGCTCGCGCTCGTGTCCGCCAAATCCGCCGCCCTGGTGGGGGTGTTCATCTCGGTCACGACGGTGCCCGCCGCGGGCTTCACCGCGGTCGCCGCCACCCTCGGGGACTGGCGGGTCGCACTCATGTCGGCGCTCCAGCTCGGGGTCAACCTCACCGGCATCGTGATCGCCGCGATCGCCGTGTTGTTGCTGCAGCGGACTCACGAAGCCCGTGACCGAGCTGCAACCCGGCGTTTGCGCAGGTCATCCGCCCCGACTCGGCGGAGGTGACGGCGAATGTCGGGTCGGGAGCGCTGGATCCAGGTAGGTTGGTGACCGATGACCGCAATATTGGCGGAACCCCTCTCAGAGGTCGTTGCCGCAGCAGAGAAGTTGCTCACCCGGCGGACCGGTGCCCAGGTCCGGCTCGTCGACCCGGTGGATCTCGGGGGAAGCGGCCGGACCGTCGTCGTACGCGTCCGTGTCGCGGAGAACCCGTTCTCGCTTCCGCGCACCCTCGTGATCAAGCAGGTCCGCGAGACCTCGCCCAAGGCGCCGACGGCGCAGCGCATCGAGTTCGACGTGCCCGAGCACTCGACCGTGGACGTCGCCTTCCTCCGGGAGGCCGTCTCCTACCAGTTCGCGACCGCGCTCGCGACGGAGAGCCGACCCGGCGCGGAGCTGCTCGCCTACGACTTCGAGACCCGTCTGCTCGTGCTCGGCGACCTCGGGGACTCGGCCCCGTTCGCGGCCCTGCTGAAGAACGCGGACCCGGACACCGTCACCAATTCGCTGATGGCGATGGCGCAGGCGCTCGGCCGGATGCACGCCGCGACGGTCGGACGCGAGGAGGACTTCACCGCCCTGCTGCGCCGGGCCGAGGTCGCGCACTGCGGCGACGTCGTGGCCGAACAGGCGCAGGCCTCGCTCGACACGGTGCCGGACCTGCTGGCCGAACGCCTCGGTGTCGAGGTACCGGACGAGATCCGGGCCATCGCGGGCCGGGCCGGCAAGTTGTTCGCCGGTGGCCGGTTCCGGGCGTTCAGCCCCTCCGATCTGTGCCCGGACAACATCATCGTCAACGACGAGGGCGTCCGATTCCTCGACTACGAGTGGGGCGGCTTCCGCGACGCGACGCTGGACCTGGCATACGCGCTCGTGTCGTTCCCGGCGTGCCTGTGCAGCATTCACCTCTCGTACGAGCGGCAGCGGGCGATGACGGAGGCCTGGCGGGCCGAGGTCGTCGGTATGTGGCCGGCGCTGGCCGACGACGCACTCCTCACCGAACGGGTGCTCGACGCCCAACTGATGTGGGTGTGGCTCAGCACCTACCTGTTCCTGCCCGAGGACTACACCCGGCTCGCGGCGGTGCGCGACCATCAGCTCTCGGCGCCGCGCGCCGACGCTCTGCTGGCGCGCTGGGAGAGCCTGGCCACGTTCGCCGAGCAGTCCGGGCACGACGCGATCGCCGACCACGCCACGCTCGTCGTCGCACGCCTGCGCGAACGGATCGCGTAGCTTCTCACGCCGTCGGGGGGCGTCCGGACCCGGCCAGCAGTAGTTCGACCGATCGGCGCAGGTTGTCCCGCGCCGCGTGTTCCATGGGCGGCACGTCACCGGCGTGACGGCCCCCGCCGTCGGCCGTCGCGCCGTCCATCATCGTCGTCGACAGCGGGAACCGATCCGAGAAGTCCGGCGCCGCGGTCGCGAGTGCTTCCATCCGCTCGGACCGGCCCCGCGCCGCGTCCGGCTCTTGCGGGTGAGGCTGGCGGCGGGCGTCGACCACCGACCGCGCCGCCGCGGCCGCGAGCGAGAAGGACGACGACGCGATGGCCGCGACGTCCCGGCGATCGTCGACCGTAGGCAGCAGCAGCCCCAGCAGAGCCTCGAAGACCTCCTGTTGGTGCGGCCCCAGGACGGGCCGCGTGTGCGCGAGATCGAGCATCCACGGGTGCGCGACGTACAGATCGAGGAGCCGTTCGGCCCACTCCGCGACGCTCGCCACCGGCGTGGCCGCGAAGGCGGCATGCGCGCGGTCGTACATGACGTCCAGTAGTTCGTCCTTGCCGCCGACATAGGTGTAGAGCGCCATCGCGGTGCAGCCGAGCCGCTCACCCACCGCTCGCAGCGGCACGGCCGCGGTTCCGCGCGCGTCCGCCAGCGCCGTGGCGGCCTCGACGATCGCGTCGAGGGACAGCGCCGTCCGCTGACCGGCCTCGTCGCCACGGGGATATCGGCCCTCCCACAGCAGCGCCAACGTGCGCGCGGCGTCGCCGCGCGCGTCCCGGTTCACCATCGCGAAACCATTCCTTACGTTGTAAAGCGCGTCGCGCTCTGACGACTATACGACGTAAGGCCCGCAGGTGGGAGGGCTTCCCGCGGCAGGTCGAGCAGGCTCGTCGGCCTGCTGTGGCGAGCGACACGGCGAGGGTTGATACCCCTGGGGGTATTATCGGGAGTGGAATTCGCCCATCGGCCCCGGAGGAGATCCACCGTGTGTTACCCCGTCACCTGCAAGACCTGTGCCAAGACCACGTGGGGCGGCTGCGGCCAGCATGTCGACAGCGTGATGCGGACCGTCCCGGCCGCGCAGCGCTGCACGTGCGCGAAGCCGGCCAAGTCGGGCTTCTTCGCGTCGCTGTTCGGCCGCTGACCGCAGTGACGGACCCCGGAAGGCGTCGGGGGCGGCTAGTAGCGTTTCGGGTGTGACTGATTTCTTCGGCGACACGGACGCGGCCGACGACGCGGCGGGCCTGTTCGAGGCGCCGGTCGCAGAGACGGGCCGCGAGGCCGAACCCGACCCGCTCCCGTCGGTGCCGCGCCCGGCGGCCGCACCGAGTCCCGGCGCTCCGCTCGCCGTTCGGATGCGCCCGGCGACGCTGTCCGAGGTCGTCGGACAGCAGCACCTGTTGGCGCCGGGAGCCCCGCTGCGCCGCCTCGTGGAGGGATCCGGCGCGTCGTCCGTGCTGCTCTACGGCCCGCCCGGAACCGGCAAGACGACGCTGGCGTCGCTCATCTCGGGTGCCACCGGGCGCCGGTTCGAGGCGCTGTCGGCGCTGTCCGCGGGCGTCAAGGAGGTGCGCGGGGTCATCGAACTGGCCCGCCGGCGGCTGCTCCAGGGCGAGCAGACCGTGCTGTTCATCGACGAGGTGCATCGCTTCTCGAAGACCCAGCAGGACGCCCTCCTCGCCGCGGTCGAGAACCGGATCGTGCTGCTCGTGGCCGCCACCACCGAGAATCCGTCCTTCTCGGTGGTCTCGCCGCTGCTGTCGCGGTCGCTGGTTCTGCAACTGCAGTCGCTCACGGCCGACGACATCCGGCTCGTCATCGAGCGCGCCCGCGTCGACGAGCGCGGCCTCGGCGGTTCCGTCGAGATCGAGGACGACGCGCTCGAGCACCTGATCCGGCTGGCGGCGGGCGATGCGCGCCGGGCGCTGACCGCGCTCGAGGCCGCCGCCGGGACCGCGTTGGACCGCACCGACCGGCGGCCCGCCGTGCTCGACCTCGAGACGGTCGAGTCCAGCGTCGACAAGGCTGCCGTCCGCTACGACCGCGACGGGGATCAGCACTACGACGTGATCAGTGCGTTCATCAAGTCGATCCGCGGATCCGACGTCGACGCCGCGTTGCACTACCTCGCTCGGATGATCACGGCGGGCGAGGATCCGCGCTTCATCGCGCGCCGCCTCGTCGTCCACGCGAGCGAGGACATCGGGATGGCCGACCCGACGGCGTTGCAGACCGCGACCGCGGCCGCGCAGGCCGTCCAGCTCATCGGGATGCCCGAGGCGCGACTCGCGCTGGCCCAGGCCACCATCCATCTCGCGACCGCGCCCAAGTCCGGGGCCGTCATCGCGGCGCTCGGAGCGGCGATGGCCGACGTGTCGGCCGGCAAGTCCGGCCTGGTGCCGCCGCACCTGCGGGACGGCCACTACGCCGGGGCGGCGCAGCTCGGGAACGCGGTCGGCTACAAGTACCCGCACGATCATCCGGACGGCATCCTGCCGCAGCAGTATCCACCGGACGAGCTGGTCGGCGTCGACTACTACGAGCCGACCACGCACGGAGCCGAACGGGAGATCGCGGCGCGGGTGGGCAAGCTGCGGCGGATCGTGCGGGGCCGCTGAGATTCCCGCCACACTCCGGGAGCCGGGACGAGCGCCGTCCCGGCGGCGGTCACCCGCGCCGAATAAACGGCGTGCGCGAGGGCGTTAAGCTTGCCGATGGCTGATTCGCACCTCGTAGGCGACATCGGCGGCCGGAGACGGTGCCATTCGACGAGACGTACGTAAGGACGAACCCAGGTGCAGACCCACGAGATCCGTAGGCGCTTCCTCGACCATTTCGTCAAGGCGGGCCACGCCGAGGTGCCCAGCGCCTCGCTGATCTTCGACGATCCCAACCTGCTGTTCGTCAACGCCGGCATGGTGCAGTTCAAGCCGTTCTTCCTCGGCCAGCAGACCCCGCCGTACGACACCGCCACCAGCGTGCAGAAGTGTGTGCGCACCGGTGACATCGAGAACGTGGGCGTCACCACCCGCCACAACACCTTCTTCCAGATGGCCGGCAACTTCAGCTTCGGCGACTACTTCAAGCGCGGCGCGATCAAGCACGCGTGGTCGTTGCTGACCGACTCGCAGGAGGACGGCGGCTACGGCTTCGATCCCGAACGCCTCTGGGTCACCGTGTACCTCGACGACGACGAGGCCCGCGACATCTGGCGCGACGAGATCGGCATTCCCGAGGAGCGCATCCAGCGCCGCGGGATGGCCGACAACTACTGGTCGATGGGCATCCCCGGCCCGTGCGGTCCGTGTTCGGAGATCTACTACGACCGTGGCCCCGAGTACGGCGCCGAGGGTGGCCCCGAGGCCGACGAGGACCGCTACCTCGAGATCTGGAACCTCGTGTTCATGCAGAACGAGCGTGGCGAGGGCACCGGCAAGGAGAGCTTCGAGATTCTCGGCCCGCTGCCGAAGAAGAACATCGACACCGGCATGGGTGTCGAGCGGGTCGCGTTCCTGCTGCAGGGCGTCGACAACGTGTACGAGACGGACCTCGTGCGCCCCGTGATCACCAAGGCCGAGGAGCTGTCGGGCCGCACGTACGGCACCGACCCGGAGGCCGACGTGCGCTTCCGCGTCATCGCGGACCACGCGCGCACCGCCGTCATGCTCATCGCCGACGGCGTCAACCCGGGCAACGAGGGCCGCGGTTACGTGCTGCGCCGCCTGCTGCGCCGCATCATCCGCTCCGCCAAGCTGCTGGGCGCCGAGAAGCCGAGCATGCGCGAGTTCGTCACGGTCGTGCGCGACACGATGTCGCCGTCGTATCCCGATCTCGCCACCGACTTCGACCGCATCGTCGGCGTCGCCGTGGGCGAGGAGACCGCGTTCCTGCGCACCATCGCGGCCGGTTCGAAGATGTTCGAGGCGGAGGCCGACCAGGTCAAGTCCGCCGGCAAAAAGGTCTTCGGCGGCAACGAGGCGTTCGTGCTGCACGACACCTACGGCTTCCCGATCGACCTGACGCTGGAAATGGCGGCCGAGGCCGGTCTGAGCGTCGACGAGCAGGGCTTCCGCTCGCTGATGGCCGAGCAGCGCAAGCGGGCCAAGGAAGATGCCCAGTCACGCAAGCACGCGCACGCCGACCTCACGGTCTACAAGGAGTTCGTCGACCGCGGACCCACCGAGTTCACCGGCTTCAACGAGCTGGTCTCCGAGGCGCACGTGCTGGCGCTGATCTCCAACGGGGTCCGGGTGCCCACCGCGAAGGCGGGCGAGGACGTCGAGGTCATCCTGGACCGCAGCCCGCTGTACGCCGAGGCCGGCGGACAGATCGCCGACACCGGCACCATCACGGCGTCCGGTCTGCGCGTACAGGTCAACGACGTGCAGAAGATCGCCAAGAAGGTGTGGGTCCACAAGGTCACCGTCAAGGAGGGCCAGCTCACCGAGGGTGACGTCGTCCTGGCCCAGGTCGACCCCGAGTGGCGCAAGGGCGCCACCCAGGGCCACTCCGGCACGCACATGGTGCACGCGGCGCTGCGGCAGGTGCTGGGCCCGGGCGCCGTGCAGGCCGGTTCGCTCAACAAGCCCGGCTACCTGCGCTTCGACTTCAACTGGCAGGGCCAGCTGTCGGAGTCGCAGAAGCAGGAGATCGAGGTCGTCACCAACGAGGCCGTCGCCGCCAACCATACGGTGAACACCTTCGTCACCGACCTCGACCGGGCCAAGCAGATGGGCGCGATGGCGTTGTTCGGGGAGAACTACGGCGACGAGGTGCGCGTCGTCGAGATCGGTGGACCGTTCTCGATGGAGCTGTGCGGCGGCACTCACGTGCAGACGTCGGCGCAGATCGGCCCGGTGACGTTGCTGGGCGAGTCGTCCGTGGGCTCGGGCGTGCGCCGCGTCGAGGCGTTCGTCGGGCTCGATTCCTACCGCTACCTGGCCAAGGAACGTGCACTGCTCGCCGGTGTGGCGTCGTCGCTGAAGGTGCCGTCGGAGGAGGTTCCGGGCCGCGTCGAGGCGCTCGTCGAGCGCCTCAAGGTGGCCGAGAAGGAACTCGAGGCCACCAAGGCTGCCGCTGTCCTCGCGTCCGCGGGCACGTTCGTCGACAAGGCGCACCGCATCGGACAGGTGCTGCTGGTCGCCGAGCAGGCGCCCGACGGCGTCGCCGGCAACGACCTGCGCGGTCTGGTCAGCGACATCCGCGGCCGGTTCGGCACGCAGCCCGCGGTGGTGGTGCTGCTCGGCAACGCCGACGGCAAGGTGCCGTTCGTCGTCGCGACGACGAAGGCGGCTCAGGAACTGGGCATCAAGGCCGGTGAGCTGGTGGCGAGCTTCGGCCCGCAGATCGGTGGACGCGGTGGCGGCAAGGCCGATATGGCGCAGGGCTCGGGGTCGGACGTCTCCGGCATCCCGGCGGCGCTCGAAGGCGTCCGGGGCCGGGTCGCCGAACTGGCAGGAAACTCCTAGCGGTGCCCCCGGCTGTGTCGGGTGACGACCGGTCGGCGCGTTCGGGCCCCGACCGGCCCGGGGCCGACGATCCCGGCCGTGGGCGCCGGATCGCCGTCGATGTCGGGAGCGTGCGGATCGGGGTCGCCTCGTGCGATCCCGACTGCATCCTCGCGACGCCGGTGGAGACGGTGCCGCGGTCCAAGGAGAAGGGCACCGACGCGCCCGACCTCCGGCGGATTGTCGCGCTTGTCGAGGAGTACGAGGCTGTCGAGGTTATCGTCGGACTGCCCCAGACGCTGCGCGGTGAGCACGGCAAGGCCGCCGACGTGGCGTCTGCCTTCGCGCGCCGGTTGCAGCGTGCCGTCGCCCCGATCCC is part of the Rhodococcus sp. SGAir0479 genome and encodes:
- a CDS encoding DUF389 domain-containing protein, yielding MLHLRVICPEEDTDEILALLEEEPGATHITVARGSAVEPAGDVVQADIARESANEVLDQLHELRIEFRGAITLVPIETVLSEAARGAERAAPGDPDDSVVWEELISRTREESTLNVTFLAFLTIACLLASVGIVTDSPVTIVGAMVVGPEFGPLAALAVAVARRKFSLARRSLLALVIGFPFAIVVAAVATLVAKLLGWVGLDTIEDLHQVDFIYRVGLSSFIVALLAGAAGMLALVSAKSAALVGVFISVTTVPAAGFTAVAATLGDWRVALMSALQLGVNLTGIVIAAIAVLLLQRTHEARDRAATRRLRRSSAPTRRR
- a CDS encoding kinase; translated protein: MTAILAEPLSEVVAAAEKLLTRRTGAQVRLVDPVDLGGSGRTVVVRVRVAENPFSLPRTLVIKQVRETSPKAPTAQRIEFDVPEHSTVDVAFLREAVSYQFATALATESRPGAELLAYDFETRLLVLGDLGDSAPFAALLKNADPDTVTNSLMAMAQALGRMHAATVGREEDFTALLRRAEVAHCGDVVAEQAQASLDTVPDLLAERLGVEVPDEIRAIAGRAGKLFAGGRFRAFSPSDLCPDNIIVNDEGVRFLDYEWGGFRDATLDLAYALVSFPACLCSIHLSYERQRAMTEAWRAEVVGMWPALADDALLTERVLDAQLMWVWLSTYLFLPEDYTRLAAVRDHQLSAPRADALLARWESLATFAEQSGHDAIADHATLVVARLRERIA
- a CDS encoding TetR/AcrR family transcriptional regulator translates to MVNRDARGDAARTLALLWEGRYPRGDEAGQRTALSLDAIVEAATALADARGTAAVPLRAVGERLGCTAMALYTYVGGKDELLDVMYDRAHAAFAATPVASVAEWAERLLDLYVAHPWMLDLAHTRPVLGPHQQEVFEALLGLLLPTVDDRRDVAAIASSSFSLAAAAARSVVDARRQPHPQEPDAARGRSERMEALATAAPDFSDRFPLSTTMMDGATADGGGRHAGDVPPMEHAARDNLRRSVELLLAGSGRPPTA
- a CDS encoding replication-associated recombination protein A gives rise to the protein MTDFFGDTDAADDAAGLFEAPVAETGREAEPDPLPSVPRPAAAPSPGAPLAVRMRPATLSEVVGQQHLLAPGAPLRRLVEGSGASSVLLYGPPGTGKTTLASLISGATGRRFEALSALSAGVKEVRGVIELARRRLLQGEQTVLFIDEVHRFSKTQQDALLAAVENRIVLLVAATTENPSFSVVSPLLSRSLVLQLQSLTADDIRLVIERARVDERGLGGSVEIEDDALEHLIRLAAGDARRALTALEAAAGTALDRTDRRPAVLDLETVESSVDKAAVRYDRDGDQHYDVISAFIKSIRGSDVDAALHYLARMITAGEDPRFIARRLVVHASEDIGMADPTALQTATAAAQAVQLIGMPEARLALAQATIHLATAPKSGAVIAALGAAMADVSAGKSGLVPPHLRDGHYAGAAQLGNAVGYKYPHDHPDGILPQQYPPDELVGVDYYEPTTHGAEREIAARVGKLRRIVRGR
- the alaS gene encoding alanine--tRNA ligase — translated: MQTHEIRRRFLDHFVKAGHAEVPSASLIFDDPNLLFVNAGMVQFKPFFLGQQTPPYDTATSVQKCVRTGDIENVGVTTRHNTFFQMAGNFSFGDYFKRGAIKHAWSLLTDSQEDGGYGFDPERLWVTVYLDDDEARDIWRDEIGIPEERIQRRGMADNYWSMGIPGPCGPCSEIYYDRGPEYGAEGGPEADEDRYLEIWNLVFMQNERGEGTGKESFEILGPLPKKNIDTGMGVERVAFLLQGVDNVYETDLVRPVITKAEELSGRTYGTDPEADVRFRVIADHARTAVMLIADGVNPGNEGRGYVLRRLLRRIIRSAKLLGAEKPSMREFVTVVRDTMSPSYPDLATDFDRIVGVAVGEETAFLRTIAAGSKMFEAEADQVKSAGKKVFGGNEAFVLHDTYGFPIDLTLEMAAEAGLSVDEQGFRSLMAEQRKRAKEDAQSRKHAHADLTVYKEFVDRGPTEFTGFNELVSEAHVLALISNGVRVPTAKAGEDVEVILDRSPLYAEAGGQIADTGTITASGLRVQVNDVQKIAKKVWVHKVTVKEGQLTEGDVVLAQVDPEWRKGATQGHSGTHMVHAALRQVLGPGAVQAGSLNKPGYLRFDFNWQGQLSESQKQEIEVVTNEAVAANHTVNTFVTDLDRAKQMGAMALFGENYGDEVRVVEIGGPFSMELCGGTHVQTSAQIGPVTLLGESSVGSGVRRVEAFVGLDSYRYLAKERALLAGVASSLKVPSEEVPGRVEALVERLKVAEKELEATKAAAVLASAGTFVDKAHRIGQVLLVAEQAPDGVAGNDLRGLVSDIRGRFGTQPAVVVLLGNADGKVPFVVATTKAAQELGIKAGELVASFGPQIGGRGGGKADMAQGSGSDVSGIPAALEGVRGRVAELAGNS
- the ruvX gene encoding Holliday junction resolvase RuvX yields the protein MSGDDRSARSGPDRPGADDPGRGRRIAVDVGSVRIGVASCDPDCILATPVETVPRSKEKGTDAPDLRRIVALVEEYEAVEVIVGLPQTLRGEHGKAADVASAFARRLQRAVAPIPVRMADERLTTVTASRALRESGVRAKGQRPMIDQAAAVAILQGWLDERSRAVNVSDADGGHRPSGDAL